From the genome of Vanessa tameamea isolate UH-Manoa-2023 chromosome 16, ilVanTame1 primary haplotype, whole genome shotgun sequence, one region includes:
- the LOC113394273 gene encoding ER membrane protein complex subunit 8/9 homolog: MGEVSLETSAYAKLILHAAKYPHCAVNGVLLADGTKIRSGAKNQDLDIVDTVPLFHHSHYLSPMAEIALTQIETIAQADNRVIAGYYAACENFRDNTVEKCPGQKIAEKIVEHFPSAVFIVIDNKKFVQHLETPAIKLHKYTEGKWKPKDANKVLFQTPYVLETVSHLLQRGVQKDLIDFDNYLDDLSQDWTNLGIEKLIASINASNSIDCKEKAY, from the exons atGGGCGAGGTATCGTTAGAAACATCCGCCTATGCAAAACTAATACTACATGCGGCGAAATATCCGCACTGTGCTGTGAATGGAGTACTACTTGCTGATGGTACTAAAATCAGATCGGGAGCCAAAAACCAAGACTTAGATATTGTGGATACGGTGCCATTGTTCCATCATAGTCATTATTTATCTCCAATGGCAGAAATTGCCCTCACACAG ATAGAGACAATAGCCCAGGCTGATAACAGAGTTATAGCTGGTTATTATGCTGCCTGTGAGAATTTCCGAGATAATACAGTTGAAAAGTGTCCAGGACAAAAGATCGCTGAAAAGATTGTTGAACATTTTCCATCAGCTGTCTTCATAGTT attgacAATAAAAAGTTTGTGCAACATTTGGAAACTCCAGCTATAAAGCTACACAAGTACACTGAAGGAAAATGGAAGCCAAAGGATGCCAACAAAGTGCTGTTCC AAACGCCATATGTATTGGAAACTGTTTCGCACTTACTACAGCGCGGTGTACAGAAGGACCTTATAGATTTCGACAACTACTTGGATGATCTCTCACAGGATTGGACTAATCTAGGCATTGAAAAACTTATTGCCAGTATAAATGCATCAAACTCCATTGATTGTAAGGAAAAGGCATATTAA
- the LOC113394274 gene encoding alanine--glyoxylate aminotransferase 2, mitochondrial has translation MANRVTRNSYKILTRQLSTAFPKCDFKPNTYSGPSFQKTNKIKADHIAPAICNIYKRPLVLHQGHMQWLFDHDGRRYLDLFGGIVTVSVGHCHPKVSAALHEQIDSLWHVTNIYRHPKIYEYVEKLIAKFPGDLKVVYLVNSGTEANDLALLLAKAYTGSNDVISLQSCYHGYSSTVMGLTATQSYRMPIPVPSGMHHAMLPDPYRGIWGGCRDSISQVKNSCACAGDCVTSDKYVHQLSELLENSVPAGRVAAFFAESIQGVNGAVQFPKGYIKKAVELIRKHGGLFVADEVQTGFGRTGDAFWGFQNHGVQPDIVTLAKGIGNGFPLGAVVTTKAIAEAHTKSSYFNTFGGNPMAAAVGKAVLEVIEEEGLQQNCKETGRYFLEQLMELQNSHPVIGDVRGKGLMIGLELVEPGTKQPLNSGDASEILESIKDLGILIGTGGRWRNVLRIKPPMCINKKDFTSKVIKCEETKEPIVEYGKVSKFEGFQITLENTILFPAGGGQPFDLGWLNDVEVLQVLRKGDQAIHFTQQPIEIGTDVVQKIDWSRRFDHMQQHSGQHLLSAILERDHSLPTTSWWLGGDECFVELDSTSVSDETVQVAEEQCNKHIRSATPVTVKFLKANDPDLNEAHTRGLPKDCMDTIRVICIGDIDENLCCGTHVTNLSQLQMIKLLGVEPGKKGKTNLRFLVGNRVTKSFQRMLDREKALIGLLKNEPVKHEELVSKLQRNLKITNKNLQNVLSELAQYEIDKIRNTQPTPKYLFMFKKEANSDFNRAICKGLENEDIFVFVASEDQDKPKEGQIIIQGAESDFKALGQQITDLLKCKGAFKNGKFQGKAGDLGGINKCKMLIEDYFNNVV, from the exons ATGGCGAACAGAG TAACAAGAAATTcctacaaaatattaacaaggCAGCTTTCAACAGCCTTTCCAAAATGTGACTTTAAGCCAAACACCTATTCA GGTCCATCTTTCCAAAAGACGAACAAAATAAAAGCTGACCACATAGCACCAGCTATATGTAATATCTACAAGCGACCATTGGTACTTCATCAGGGACACATGCAATGGCTTTTCGACCACGATGGAAGACGATACCTCGACCTCTTTGGAGGAATCGTAACAGTATCGGTAGGCCATTGCCACCC TAAAGTATCAGCTGCGCTGCACGAACAGATAGACAGTCTCTGGCACGTAACAAACATTTATAGACACCCGAAAATCTATGAATACGTTGAAAAACTTATTGCTAAGTTTCCTGGGGATTTAAAG GTAGTATATCTAGTAAACAGCGGTACAGAAGCAAACGATCTCGCATTACTCCTTGCCAAGGCTTACACGGGCAGCAATGACGTCATATCGTTACAAAGTTGTTACCATGGATATTCCAGTACTGTAATGGGTTTAACAGCCACGCAGTCTTACCGAATGCCCATTCCGGTACCCTCTGGTATGCATCAT GCAATGCTACCAGATCCCTATAGAGGCATTTGGGGTGGTTGCCGAGACTCCATTTCTCAGGTGAAAAATTCGTGCGCCTGCGCAGGTGACTGCGTGACTTCTGATAAATACGTTCATCAACTCTCAGAG CTTTTAGAAAATTCAGTGCCTGCTGGCAGAGTTGCAGCATTTTTCGCGGAATCTATCCAGGGAGTAAATGGCGCAGTTCAGTTTCCAAAGGGATATATTAAGAAAGCAGTTGAATTGATAAGGAAACATGGAGGTCTTTTTGTTGCTGATGAG GTGCAAACCGGCTTTGGTCGCACAGGCGACGCATTTTGGGGATTCCAGAACCATGGTGTCCAACCAGATATAGTCACCTTGGCTAAGGGAATCGGTAATGGATTTCCACTCGGTGCAGTTGTCACAACAAAGGCAATAGCCGAAGCTCATACCAaaagttcttattttaatacttttggaGGTAATCCAATGGCCGCTGCTGTTGGGAAAGCTGTTTTGGag GTTATTGAAGAGGAAGGACTTCAACAAAACTGCAAAGAAACTGGGCGATATTTTCTAGAACAATTAATGGAGTTACAAAACTCCCATCCTGTGATCGGTGATGTTCGCGGTAAAGGTTTAATGATAGGACTAGAGTTAGTAGAACCGGGCACGAAGCAGCCATTAAATTCGGGTGACGCGAGTGAAATCCTGGAATCGATCAAAGATTTGGGTATCCTAATTGGAACTGGCGGACGATGGCGTAAT GTACTGAGAATAAAACCGCCCATGTGCATCAACAAAAAAGAT TTCACTTCCAAAGTAATTAAATGTGAAGAAACTAAGGAGCCAATAGTTGAATATGGAAAGGTGTCCAAATTTGAAGGTTTCCAAATAACCTTAGAGAATACAATACTCTTCCCAGCAGGCGGAGGCCag CCTTTTGATTTAGGCTGGTTAAATGATGTAGAAGTATTGCAAGTGCTTCGGAAAGGAGATCAAGCTATTCATTTTACTCAGCAACCAATTGAAATTGGTACGGATGTAGTACAGAAAATTGATTGGTCGAGACGGTTTGACCATATGCAGCAACACTCAG GTCAACATTTATTATCTGCAATATTGGAAAGAGATCACAGTTTACCCACGACCAGCTGGTGGTTGGGTGGCGATGAATGTTTCGTTGAGCTTGATTCAACATCCGTCAGTGATGAAACGGTACAGGTTGCTGAAGAACAGTGCAACAAACACATACGTTCGGCCACACCTGTCACAGTCaaatttttaaaagcaaatgaTCCTGATTTAAatgaa gcACACACAAGAGGGCTGCCTAAGGACTGCATGGATACAATACGCGTTATATGCATCGGTGATATTGACGAGAATTTGTGCTGTGGAACACATGTTACTAATTTAAG tCAGTTGCAAATGATAAAACTATTAGGCGTCGAACCGGGGAAGAAAGGCAAGACAAATCTCAGGTTCCTTGTAGGTAATCGTGTTACGAAATCTTTCCAAAGGATGTTGGACAGGGAGAAGGCTCTAATAGGATTATTGAA AAATGAACCAGTGAAACATGAGGAATTAGTGTCTAAACTACAGAGAAActtgaaaataacaaataagaaTTTACAAAATGTCCTGTCAGAGTTAGCTCAATATGAAATtgacaaaataagaaatactcAACCAacaccaaaatatttatttatgtttaaaaaggAGGCTAACTCTGACTTCAACCGAGCTATTTGTAAAGGTTTGGAAAATGAagacatatttgtttttgtcgCGTCCGAAGACCAGGATAAGCCAAAAGAAGGTCAAATTATTATACAGGGTGCTGAAAGTGACTTTAAAGCCTTAGGACAACA aaTAACTGATTTACTTAAATGTAAAGGAGCCTTTAAGAATGGTAAATTTCAAGGGAAAGCCGGAGACTTGGGaggtattaataaatgtaagatGTTGATAGAAGATTACTTTAATAATGTTgtgtga